The Thermoanaerobaculia bacterium genomic sequence CCGACGCCGGGGCGGTGCTCGTTCTCCAGGGCTCGCCCGCGGGCCTGGTGACCGCCAACCTGCTCGACTTCGAGCCGCAACGCTTCTACCAGGGCCTCGCCAGCGTGGGCGATGCCGCCGAAACCGGCGATCGCTTCGGCGCCGCGCTCGCCGTCGGCAACCTCGATGGCAACAGCGGCCACGACCTCGCCATCGGCGTGCCGGGTGAGAACGCCGCGCAGGGGGCGGTGGTCGTGCTCTATTCCGCGAGCGGTTGTCCGGGTCTGGGTCTCGTGGTGCCGCAGCACCTCGACCAGGACAGCCCGGGCATGCTCGACGCGGGCGAAGCCGGCGACGCTTTCGGGTATGAGCTCGCGGCCGGAGATTTCGCCGGCGACGTTGCCGACGACCTCGCCATCGGCGTCTTCGGCGAGGATGTCGAAGGCCAGACCGACGCTGGCGCCGTGCAGGTGGTCTACGGCCTGCCGAGCTCGGGCCTCATCCCCGCGAACAACCAGTTCTGGCACGAGAATTCGATCGACGCCGGCGGCTTCACCGAGACCGGCGACCACTTCGGCGAGGCGCTCGCCGCCGGCGACCTCGACGGCGACTTCATCGACGAGCTGGCGATCGGCGCGCCGGCCGAGGACGTGTCGTTCCACCCCGACGCCGGTGCGCTGACGGTACTGAAGGGCGCCTCACCGCTCGGGCTCACGACGGACAGCGCCACCCACTTCGACCAATCGGGCGTCGTCGACGGCGAGGCACTGGGCGACTTCGACAACTTCGGCTACGCGCTCCGGATCGGCGACTTCATCGAGGGCGCCTCGGCCGGCAACGATCTCGCCGTCGGCATTCCGCAGGAGAGCGTCGGCTCGCCGACCCCGTTCACCTTCGTTGGCGCCGTCACCCTGATCCCGGGCGGCGGGACCACTCTGGAGATCGGCGCCGCGACCCTCTGGTCGAAGGGCTCCTTCGGCAGCGCCGGCACGCAGGTCGACAGCCCCGAGTACTACGGCTACGCCCTCGCTGCCGGCGACTTCGACGGCAACGGTCACGACGACCTCGCGATCGGTGCCGTGCAGGTCGAGGGCATCCATCCCGGCGGCAGCCCGGTCACCTCCGGAGCGGTCTACAGCCTCTACGGCGCGCTCTTTTCGGACGGCTTCGAGAACAACAACGTGACGCGCTGGTCGGGGAGCGTCGGCTGCGGCGCCTGCCTCGCCCCGAAGGAGCCGCAAGGTCTCCGTCCCTAGGTGCCCGATCGACCCGCCGCAGGCGCGGAGTCCCAACGGGGGCGCCGGCGGGTCCACCAGAGGCGGATGCCGAGAGCGCACATCGAGAGCAGCCAGAGGCCGATCGTGAGCGCGCCGATGCGCCCCGCCCTGCCTCCCATCTCGCCGG encodes the following:
- a CDS encoding FG-GAP repeat protein, with translation DAGAVLVLQGSPAGLVTANLLDFEPQRFYQGLASVGDAAETGDRFGAALAVGNLDGNSGHDLAIGVPGENAAQGAVVVLYSASGCPGLGLVVPQHLDQDSPGMLDAGEAGDAFGYELAAGDFAGDVADDLAIGVFGEDVEGQTDAGAVQVVYGLPSSGLIPANNQFWHENSIDAGGFTETGDHFGEALAAGDLDGDFIDELAIGAPAEDVSFHPDAGALTVLKGASPLGLTTDSATHFDQSGVVDGEALGDFDNFGYALRIGDFIEGASAGNDLAVGIPQESVGSPTPFTFVGAVTLIPGGGTTLEIGAATLWSKGSFGSAGTQVDSPEYYGYALAAGDFDGNGHDDLAIGAVQVEGIHPGGSPVTSGAVYSLYGALFSDGFENNNVTRWSGSVGCGACLAPKEPQGLRP